GAAGCGAATGAGTTCAACTGGTCCACCATTGTGTTGATGGTGTTTTTGAGTTCTAGGATCTCTCCCTTAACATCCACAGTGATTTTCTTGGATAAGTCCCCTGTTGCAACCGCCTTGGTGACTTCCGCGATATCTCTCACCTGACCGGTCAAGTTAGACGCCATCGAGTTCACACTATCCGTTAAGTCCTTCCAAGTTCCTGCAACTCCTCGAACATCCGCTTGTCCACCCAGTTTACCTTCCGTTCCTACCTCTTTTGCTACCCGAGTCACCTCGGAAGCGAATGAGTTCAACTGGTCCACCATGATGTTTACAATCTTGGCAGTTCTAAAAAATTCTCCTTTGAGCGGTCTTCCGTCTATTTCCAAAGACATGTTCTGAGAAAGGTCACCGCCCGCTACGGCACCGATCACTCTCATCACTTCCGTATTCGGTTGCACCAAATTTCCGATGAGTGAGTTAATGGAATTCATACAAGCGCCCCAAGAACCTGTAGAAGAAATACCGCTCACCCTTTGGGAAATTTTACCCTCTTGTCCAACTTCGTTACTGATCCTTTCGAACTCTTTGACCATCCTATCGTTCTGGTCCATGATATCGTTTAATAAGTCTGAAATTTTTCCCGCGATCCCCACTTGGTCCAGAGGCATTCGTTTAGAAAAGTCTCCTCGTTTGAATGCGGTGAGAACTTCCAATAAGTGTTTTGGATTTAAGGAATCTTTTCCTTGTTTGGGATCTAGTGTGGAGGCATTCTTCATGGTAGGACCTAAACCTATAATAAAAGGTTAATGAGCACAAAGGAGAATGATGACGCAAAAAGCATGGAATAACAACAAAAATTATTTCATAAATACATCGTAAGGATTAAGTTAAACGAAGAATTTTTCTGTCACAAGAAATGTGACAGAGGTCTGTAAATATTACAAAAACGAGTTATTCCCGATCTTGGAAATTTATTCCAGAAGCTTATGATCGTAAGCGTAACGAACAAGTTCTTGTGTGGATTTCAAACTCATCTTTTCAAAGATCCTAGCTCTATATGTATTTACTGTATTTACACTTAGCCCAAGGTCTTCCGAAATAGATCGAACGTTTTTGCCTTTTACTAGGAGCATCAGTATCTGAAACTCTCTTTCTGAAAGGGTTTCATGAGGAAGTCTATCAAAAGGTTTAGAAAGTTCTCTTACTAACATCTCGGTTGCTTCCGGACTGATATATCTTGCTCCATCTATCACCTTGCGTACAGCGGATATAAGTTCGTCTCCCGCACTTGCCTTCGTAATATAACCGGATGCACCTGCCTTTAGTGCTCGGACCGCAAATCTATCCTCCGGATACATACTCAGGATCAGGACCCTAGTATCAGGAGAAAGTTTATGAACATATTTTAATATATCCAAACCGCTCATCAAAGGCATATTGATGTCCAAGATCAGCACTTGCACGGATTGAGCTGCAAGGTAATCCAAGACCTGTTGTCCGTTTTCCGCCTCGTACACGATCTCTATATCTTCCTCTTCCGATAGGATCTTTCTTAAACCCTCTCGGATCAGTAAATGATCATCTGCAATCAATGTGGATATCATAGGAAATCCTCCTTATTTCGATTTGAGATTGGTATTTTCACGATCACACTTGTACCTTTCCCCGTTTCACCGGAGATGGAAACTTCTCCGCCTAAAACGACTGCTCTTTCTCTCATTCCGATCAGTCCGAGAGACTTGGATTGGTTCATCTTCTTAGGATCTATTCCGATCCCATCGTCTTGGATCTTTAAAATGAGAAATGGACCTTCTTCCAAACAGGAAACCTGGATGGAACTCGCCTTGGAATGCCTTGTTGCGTTAGTCAATGCTTCTTGGAAAATTCGGAATAATGCAATGGAGGCGTCTTTTTCTAAAGATAGAATTCCAGCAGGGATCCTGATCACGCAGAGAATTCCGGTCCTTTTTTCGAAATCTTTCGCATACCATTCTATCCCTTCCAATAGCCCCAAATCCTCTAAAATTAAGGGCCTGAGTTCTGTGGCAATCCTCTGTACAGATTCGATTCCAGAGTCGGCAACTTTGATCATGGATAGAAGTTCGGACACAACGGAATCGGAACCTTTAGATTTTTGAAAATTATTTTTTAATAATGTAAGATCTATTTTAAGAACGGTCAATAATTGTCCTAACTCGTCATGGATCTCTCTTGCGACCAAAAGCCTTTCCTCTTCTCGTACTTCTTGGAGTCTGGCGGACAATGCTCTTAATTGTTCTCCCGAGGTTTTAAGATGGTTTTCCGAGTCCCTTCTTTCGAACACCCTTCCTATCTGAGAACTGATATGAGAAACCGCTTCGAAAAAGGAAGGATCCGTGGATTTATTTCCGGAATAAAATTCCAAAACACCTACCAGATTTTCTTTTACTAAGATAGGAATACCGATCGCGGCTTCGATCCCGGCTTTGAAAGAAAGTTCTTTAATATCTCCTTTTAGAGAAGAAGGAAAATTCTCGAGTAAGATTGGCTTTCTGCCGTTTCTTACTCTTTCGGAAAGAATTGATTCTTCTTTTTTGGATCTGGTCCTTAATAAATTCCTGAATTCTTTTAAGAATTTTTCTTCGCGAGAGAAGGAGATGGAAGAATACTCAAGCTTTTCCGATTCTTCAGATACTAAACATACCAGACCTAATTTCCAATCGGTAATAGCACAGATACGGTCCAGAGAAAACTGAAGAACAGATTCCACATCGTTCGCCTCGTTTGCTGCAGTTGCGACCTGTTGTAGTAGATTTAGAACGGAGATCTTTTTTAGGAGTTCGTCTTTTGTATTTTTGTCTTCAGGATCGGATTTTTCTAGAGGGTATTGCTTGGAAAATCCTTCGGATTCCCGAGGAAAATTTTCAGAGACCGAACCGTAACTCGGCTCTTGGTCGATATTCGAAAAGCCTTGCACCCCGCGATTATCATATTAAAATTTTTATCTTTCAATCCGTTTTTTCACCTAACAGTAAAGAAAAAGAAAATAGTAATGTAATAGATCGAATAGTGCAGTGATATAAATAAGAGAGAATATTCCTATTTTTTAAAGAATAAATGGATATAAGAGGGCTTTACCTCTTTCCCCGAAAACTCTAAGCCGAAATCCTCTTTTCTTTCCCTAAGTTTTTGATACAAGGCTCCTCCGTTATATAATGCTTCTATTTCCAAAACAATTCCTTTATTCGGATCGCCACCTGAGGCTTCGCTTACCCGATTGACTCCTTGGATAGTACGTATAACCCCTTGCACATCTTTATCCAAGTAATCTTCATAACTCAGTCCTTCTATTTTGATCCGGATCAGATTTCCGGGTTTCCATTTATTAGAGATCTGATCCCTAATCTTAGGATAAGCTTTTTCCACAGACCTCTTGATGGAATTTTGGATGCCGGTGTTCGGATTGATATGCGGAGAAACTCCTGAAGAATTATCCGCAGCGATGATGCGGGCAGTATTTACATCAAAAATTTTGAATCTAAGAACCGATTGATAGGAATGTAATCCAGTATCTTCTATCCTTCCCAGGTCTGTGACCTCTGTTTGCCCCACAAGTAAGATCTGAGCCTCTGACTCGGAAGCTAAAGATAATATTTTGTCTTCGAAAGACTGTTCCGAAAAAGCCCCAGGGTCCTTCTTCCCTTCCTTAAAAAGAACACGATAGAATTGTTTTTTTTCTAAAAAGTCGAAATCAGAGAAGATCCTTACGATCTCATTCTCGGTGATCCCGACCTTCTCCTTTATATTTTGTTTTCCTAATATTCTTTCTTCTATGAATACTAAAAATTTTGGTTTTCCCAGATCCTTGTATCTTTCTCTTAAAGCGTCTTGGACCGCTTTTTGGTTCACTTTACCTTTGGCGTCTATTTCCAAAAGACCTG
The Leptospira johnsonii genome window above contains:
- a CDS encoding HAMP domain-containing protein codes for the protein MKNASTLDPKQGKDSLNPKHLLEVLTAFKRGDFSKRMPLDQVGIAGKISDLLNDIMDQNDRMVKEFERISNEVGQEGKISQRVSGISSTGSWGACMNSINSLIGNLVQPNTEVMRVIGAVAGGDLSQNMSLEIDGRPLKGEFFRTAKIVNIMVDQLNSFASEVTRVAKEVGTEGKLGGQADVRGVAGTWKDLTDSVNSMASNLTGQVRDIAEVTKAVATGDLSKKITVDVKGEILELKNTINTMVDQLNSFAS
- a CDS encoding response regulator, translating into MISTLIADDHLLIREGLRKILSEEEDIEIVYEAENGQQVLDYLAAQSVQVLILDINMPLMSGLDILKYVHKLSPDTRVLILSMYPEDRFAVRALKAGASGYITKASAGDELISAVRKVIDGARYISPEATEMLVRELSKPFDRLPHETLSEREFQILMLLVKGKNVRSISEDLGLSVNTVNTYRARIFEKMSLKSTQELVRYAYDHKLLE
- a CDS encoding GAF domain-containing sensor histidine kinase, which produces MQGFSNIDQEPSYGSVSENFPRESEGFSKQYPLEKSDPEDKNTKDELLKKISVLNLLQQVATAANEANDVESVLQFSLDRICAITDWKLGLVCLVSEESEKLEYSSISFSREEKFLKEFRNLLRTRSKKEESILSERVRNGRKPILLENFPSSLKGDIKELSFKAGIEAAIGIPILVKENLVGVLEFYSGNKSTDPSFFEAVSHISSQIGRVFERRDSENHLKTSGEQLRALSARLQEVREEERLLVAREIHDELGQLLTVLKIDLTLLKNNFQKSKGSDSVVSELLSMIKVADSGIESVQRIATELRPLILEDLGLLEGIEWYAKDFEKRTGILCVIRIPAGILSLEKDASIALFRIFQEALTNATRHSKASSIQVSCLEEGPFLILKIQDDGIGIDPKKMNQSKSLGLIGMRERAVVLGGEVSISGETGKGTSVIVKIPISNRNKEDFL